The following coding sequences lie in one Vibrio casei genomic window:
- a CDS encoding amino acid aminotransferase, with protein sequence MFEKVPAAPADPILGLTEEFKNDPRDNKINLGVGIYKNEESQTPVLATVKKAEAMLLESEKTKSYLTIEGTVEYGLAVQKLLFGADSKIVTEKLAKTAQAPGGTGALRVAGEFIKRELNTSKIWISNPTWANHFSVFEAAGIATAQYNYYNAETHDKDFDAMLTSLQEAQTGDVVLLHGCCHNPTGIDPTAAEWEQLAELCADRGLLPMFDFAYQGFAKSVEEDASGLRIFAKYCDEILVASSFSKNFGLYNERVGAFTLVAATHETATTAFSQVKKIIRSIYSNPPAHGAAVVTHILNNEALRAEWEQEVAEMRDRIQEMRTLFVQTLKDEGVTQDFSFIEAQNGMFSFSGLNKDQVARLKDEFAIYIVGSGRISVAGMTKNNMGPLCKGIAAVL encoded by the coding sequence ATGTTTGAAAAAGTACCTGCTGCGCCTGCCGACCCAATTCTGGGCTTAACAGAAGAATTTAAAAATGATCCTCGTGATAACAAGATCAATTTAGGTGTAGGTATCTACAAAAACGAAGAAAGCCAAACTCCTGTTCTTGCAACAGTGAAAAAAGCTGAAGCTATGTTACTGGAATCTGAAAAAACCAAATCTTACCTTACCATTGAAGGGACGGTTGAATATGGTCTAGCGGTACAAAAACTGCTGTTTGGTGCAGATTCAAAAATAGTAACAGAGAAACTAGCAAAAACAGCTCAAGCACCTGGTGGTACTGGTGCTCTTCGTGTAGCAGGTGAATTCATCAAGCGTGAATTAAATACATCGAAAATTTGGATAAGTAACCCAACATGGGCAAACCATTTTAGTGTTTTCGAAGCTGCAGGAATTGCAACCGCCCAATACAACTATTACAACGCAGAAACGCACGACAAAGATTTCGATGCAATGCTAACTAGCCTTCAAGAAGCACAAACTGGTGATGTGGTTCTGCTTCACGGCTGTTGCCATAACCCAACAGGTATCGATCCTACGGCGGCTGAATGGGAACAACTTGCTGAGCTTTGCGCAGATAGAGGATTGCTTCCAATGTTTGACTTTGCTTATCAAGGCTTTGCAAAGAGTGTTGAAGAAGATGCATCTGGCCTTCGTATTTTCGCCAAATATTGTGATGAGATCCTTGTAGCAAGCTCTTTCTCTAAAAATTTTGGTTTGTATAATGAACGTGTAGGTGCATTTACATTAGTTGCTGCTACACATGAAACAGCGACAACCGCTTTTTCGCAAGTGAAGAAAATCATTCGTTCAATCTACTCTAATCCACCAGCACACGGTGCAGCTGTCGTCACCCACATTCTAAACAATGAAGCACTTCGCGCAGAATGGGAACAAGAAGTAGCAGAAATGCGCGATCGTATTCAAGAAATGCGTACCCTATTCGTACAAACATTAAAAGATGAAGGGGTGACTCAAGACTTCAGCTTCATTGAAGCTCAAAACGGAATGTTCTCGTTTTCTGGTTTGAACAAAGATCAGGTTGCTCGTCTAAAAGATGAGTTTGCCATCTACATCGTAGGCTCGGGCCGTATCAGCGTTGCAGGTATGACCAAAAACAATATGGGCCCATTATGTAAAGGTATTGCAGCAGTTTTATAA
- a CDS encoding YoaK family protein: MFTKLPRWVEYGAFTLSLIAGLINAVGLLGFEHKAISHLSGSVTLLGVSLPSNIPMALNLMMIIISFIIGSSISGLLISGESLKLGRYYDVLLFIESGLLLVSALLLNQYMTVGLCFASMACGLQNAFATTYSGAVIRTTHLTGIFTDLGIMFGRVIKGEPLDKRKCVMYIVIILGFLSGGILGNVLFAFYGVFTLLFPGLACFILGCLYRIYRQLSKN, from the coding sequence ATGTTCACAAAACTACCAAGATGGGTTGAGTATGGCGCATTTACTTTATCGTTAATTGCGGGACTCATTAATGCTGTTGGTTTATTGGGGTTTGAACATAAAGCCATTTCTCATTTATCAGGTTCAGTGACTCTTTTAGGCGTCTCATTGCCCAGCAACATACCAATGGCATTGAATCTAATGATGATTATTATTAGTTTCATTATTGGCTCGTCAATCTCAGGGCTGCTTATTTCTGGGGAATCGTTAAAGCTTGGTCGATATTATGATGTTCTTTTGTTTATTGAATCGGGTTTATTGCTGGTGTCTGCATTGTTATTAAATCAATATATGACGGTTGGTCTATGCTTTGCCTCTATGGCGTGCGGTTTGCAAAATGCGTTTGCAACGACTTACAGCGGTGCAGTAATACGAACAACACATTTAACGGGGATTTTTACTGACCTTGGCATCATGTTTGGTCGAGTAATCAAAGGAGAGCCATTAGATAAGAGAAAGTGTGTTATGTATATTGTGATTATTTTAGGGTTCTTATCTGGTGGTATTTTAGGCAATGTCTTGTTTGCTTTCTATGGCGTTTTTACACTTTTATTTCCTGGGTTAGCTTGTTTTATTTTGGGGTGTTTATATCGTATTTACCGTCAACTAAGTAAAAATTAA
- a CDS encoding ASCH domain-containing protein, with protein MKSQAKSYLNHYLFSLNESFRRRYTSFHADYFCATEKDANICADLVVKGDKTATCSLKHWYEVADEPTPAIGHLQVVLNWQDEPQCIIETTEVFEIPFHAVTPEFAFQEGEGDKSLEYWKASHIEFFQKECQQEDIVFDESMILVCERFKKVYP; from the coding sequence ATGAAGTCACAAGCAAAGTCGTATTTAAATCATTACCTCTTTTCTCTCAATGAAAGTTTCCGTCGCCGCTACACATCTTTTCATGCTGATTATTTTTGTGCGACGGAAAAAGATGCAAATATTTGTGCTGATTTAGTGGTAAAAGGAGATAAAACCGCAACATGTAGTTTAAAGCATTGGTACGAAGTCGCAGACGAACCAACGCCAGCTATTGGCCACTTACAAGTTGTTCTGAACTGGCAAGATGAACCTCAATGTATTATTGAGACTACAGAGGTGTTTGAAATACCATTTCATGCGGTGACTCCTGAGTTTGCCTTTCAAGAAGGTGAAGGTGATAAAAGCCTTGAATACTGGAAAGCTAGCCATATCGAGTTTTTTCAAAAAGAGTGTCAACAGGAAGACATTGTGTTTGATGAAAGCATGATATTGGTATGTGAACGATTCAAAAAAGTTTATCCATAA